One window from the genome of Nicotiana sylvestris chromosome 9, ASM39365v2, whole genome shotgun sequence encodes:
- the LOC104230402 gene encoding uncharacterized protein isoform X1, with amino-acid sequence MATWEEKVVAVIMVGGPTKGTRFRPLSFNTPKPLFPLAGQPMIHHPISACKKIPNLAQIFLIGFYEERDFALYVSSISNELKVPVRYLKEDKPHGSAGGLYYFRNLIMEELPSHIFLLNCDVCCNFPLPEMLVAHRRYGGMGTLLVIKVSAESANQFGELVADPVTKELLHYTEKPETFVSDLINCGVYVFTPEIFSAIQDVSLDREDRATLPHFSSFEALQLATRSLPTDFVRLDQDILSPLAGKKKLYTYETMDFWEQIKTPAMSLKCSALYLDQFRHTTAHLLASGDGTKNATIVGDVYIHPSAKVHSTAKIGPNVSISANVRVAAGARLISCIILDDVEIKENAVVMHAIVGWKSSIGKWSRVQAEGDYNSKLGITILGEAVTVEDEIVVINSIVLPNKTLNVSVQEEIIL; translated from the exons ATGGCAACTTGGGAGGAGAAGGTGGTAGCTGTGATCATGGTTGGTGGCCCCACAAAAG GTACTCGTTTTCGGCCGCTTTCTTTTAATACACCAAAGCCGCTGTTCCCTTTAGCTGGTCAGCCTATGATTCACCACCCGATTTCTGCTTGCAAAAAA ATACCCAACTTGGCACAAATTTTTCTCATTGGATTTTATGAGGAGCGGGACTTTGCCTTATATGTCTCTTCAATATCTAATGAGCTTAAAGTCCCTGTCAG ATATCTGAAGGAAGATAAACCTCACGGGTCTGCTGGTGGCCTTTATTATTTCAgaaatttgatcatggaggaactTCCG TCTCACATTTTTCTGCTAAACTGCGACGTGTGCTGCAATTTTCCACTGCCAGAGATGCTTG TTGCCCATAGAAGATATGGTGGAATGGGTACATTGCTAGTTATCAAG GTTTCGGCTGAATCAGCCAACCAGTTTGGAGAGTTGGTTGCAGATCCTGTTACTAAAGAATTGTTGCATTACACAGAGAAACCTGAGACATTT GTAAGTGATCTGATAAATTGCGGGGTTTATGTCTTTACCCCAGAAATATTCAGTGCCATCCAGGATGTGTCCTTAGACAGAGAAGATAGAG CTACCCTGCCTCATTTTTCCAGCTTTGAAGCTCTCCAGCTTGCGACAAG GTCCCTTCCTACAGATTTTGTTAGGTTGGATCAGGACATTTTATCACCTCTTGCTGGAAAGAAGAAACTGTACACATATGAGACCATGGACTTCTGGGAACAGATCAAGACTCCAGC GATGTCTTTAAAGTGTTCTGCTTTGTATCTCGATCAATTCCGGCATACCACTGCCCATCTGCTCGCTAGCGGAGATGGCACCAAGAATGCCACAATTGTTGGGGATGTTTACATTCATCCATCAGCCAAAGTACACTCAACTGCAAAG ATTGGTCCGAATGTTTCAATATCAGCAAATGTTCGGGTGGCTGCTGGTGCAAGACTTATCAGCTGCATCATTTTAGATGACGTAGAAATCAAG GAAAATGCAGTTgttatgcatgctatagttggaTGGAAATCATCCATTGGGAAATGGTCTCGTGTACAG GCTGAAGGAGACTACAATTCTAAACTTGGGATTACAATTCTCG GAGAAGCGGTGACTGTTGAAGATGAAATCGTCGTGATTAACAGCATTGTCCTTCCAAATAAGACACTTAATGTAAGTGTACAGGAAGAGATTATTCTGTAA
- the LOC104230402 gene encoding uncharacterized protein isoform X2 — MIHHPISACKKIPNLAQIFLIGFYEERDFALYVSSISNELKVPVRYLKEDKPHGSAGGLYYFRNLIMEELPSHIFLLNCDVCCNFPLPEMLVAHRRYGGMGTLLVIKVSAESANQFGELVADPVTKELLHYTEKPETFVSDLINCGVYVFTPEIFSAIQDVSLDREDRATLPHFSSFEALQLATRSLPTDFVRLDQDILSPLAGKKKLYTYETMDFWEQIKTPAMSLKCSALYLDQFRHTTAHLLASGDGTKNATIVGDVYIHPSAKVHSTAKIGPNVSISANVRVAAGARLISCIILDDVEIKENAVVMHAIVGWKSSIGKWSRVQAEGDYNSKLGITILGEAVTVEDEIVVINSIVLPNKTLNVSVQEEIIL; from the exons ATGATTCACCACCCGATTTCTGCTTGCAAAAAA ATACCCAACTTGGCACAAATTTTTCTCATTGGATTTTATGAGGAGCGGGACTTTGCCTTATATGTCTCTTCAATATCTAATGAGCTTAAAGTCCCTGTCAG ATATCTGAAGGAAGATAAACCTCACGGGTCTGCTGGTGGCCTTTATTATTTCAgaaatttgatcatggaggaactTCCG TCTCACATTTTTCTGCTAAACTGCGACGTGTGCTGCAATTTTCCACTGCCAGAGATGCTTG TTGCCCATAGAAGATATGGTGGAATGGGTACATTGCTAGTTATCAAG GTTTCGGCTGAATCAGCCAACCAGTTTGGAGAGTTGGTTGCAGATCCTGTTACTAAAGAATTGTTGCATTACACAGAGAAACCTGAGACATTT GTAAGTGATCTGATAAATTGCGGGGTTTATGTCTTTACCCCAGAAATATTCAGTGCCATCCAGGATGTGTCCTTAGACAGAGAAGATAGAG CTACCCTGCCTCATTTTTCCAGCTTTGAAGCTCTCCAGCTTGCGACAAG GTCCCTTCCTACAGATTTTGTTAGGTTGGATCAGGACATTTTATCACCTCTTGCTGGAAAGAAGAAACTGTACACATATGAGACCATGGACTTCTGGGAACAGATCAAGACTCCAGC GATGTCTTTAAAGTGTTCTGCTTTGTATCTCGATCAATTCCGGCATACCACTGCCCATCTGCTCGCTAGCGGAGATGGCACCAAGAATGCCACAATTGTTGGGGATGTTTACATTCATCCATCAGCCAAAGTACACTCAACTGCAAAG ATTGGTCCGAATGTTTCAATATCAGCAAATGTTCGGGTGGCTGCTGGTGCAAGACTTATCAGCTGCATCATTTTAGATGACGTAGAAATCAAG GAAAATGCAGTTgttatgcatgctatagttggaTGGAAATCATCCATTGGGAAATGGTCTCGTGTACAG GCTGAAGGAGACTACAATTCTAAACTTGGGATTACAATTCTCG GAGAAGCGGTGACTGTTGAAGATGAAATCGTCGTGATTAACAGCATTGTCCTTCCAAATAAGACACTTAATGTAAGTGTACAGGAAGAGATTATTCTGTAA